The stretch of DNA ACGGCGCGTCATGTGGCGCGCCGACGAGACCCAGCTCATCGAGCAAACCCCAGTCAGCCGCCCGGCCGACGCAAACGCGCTGCCGGACAGCTGGTGGACCGAGTTCGACGCCGCCATGGACGAGCTCGCCGGCACACACACCCCCAGGATCGCGACCCCGGACCTGGAACCGATCAGCACCGAGCGCGTGGCGGCTGCGATCGCCAAGGTCTTTCCCGAAACCACTGCCCCGGTCGAGCAGTGGACCACCGCCCACGCCGACCTGACCTGGGCAAACATGACCGGTCCGCAACTGTGGATCCTGGACTGGGAGGACTGGGGGCAAGCACCCCGCGGGCTGGACGCCGCGAATCTGTGGTTCAACTCCCTGACCATCCCCGATCTAGCCGATCGAATCCTGAAACACCGCCGCGCCGACCTGGAATCGCCCACCGGCCACACCATGCGGTTGTTCAAATGTGCCGAACTCCTCGCCTGGGCCGACCAGACAGAACAGCTACACGACCCCGCCCAACGAGCCGCCCACCAGCTACTTGCCGACCCAGCCGCATAGCCCGACACGCCGACGCCGGATTGCGGCTGCTCGCACAGGCAGACATCGGCGACATGGGCCGCCCTGACGCACGTCTCCGACTGGCGCCAGGGCGGTCGCGCCCCCGGCGGTACGACACGCCTGCCGCCGAGGCGTCCGCGGCCGGCCTGGCGACCCCACCCGCCGGGCCGGCTGCCTGGTAATCGATCCCCGGCGTGAGCGCCCCCGGAGCACACATGATCACCGACGCCAACGTGCGCGACTTCCTCACCCAGCGGCGCCCTGACTTTGCGCCGCTCTACCAGTCACACCTCGACGTCTGGGGCACAGATCCGTCAGCCCGCTACATCCTGCTGCATACCTTCGCAGGAGAGTTCATGACCCCGCGACTCAGGACAGGATCGCCCGAGGAGCGGACACGGCTGTTCGACACCGTCGAACAGCTGCTCACCGACGGAGATGAGCTCATTGACGACGCCGCCGACCACCAGATCATCGACGAACTCGTATACGTCGGCTACCACCTGAGGGGCGAGGCCGCCGTGGACCTCATCGGCGTGGGTCCCCTCGCCGCTGAACGGATCGACAGGACCCGCAACTGGCGGCCGCCCAGCACGCCGTAGACGGCGGCCAGGTCCGGCGGCGCACGGCCAGAAACCCGATGCTGGTCACGAATCATGAACGGGCTGACCACGGCCCTCGCGGTCATCCCCCACCGATCGGCGTATCCGAGTCGCGGACCACCGCGTGATCCCGTAGACCGGTGCCGTGAGCAGCAGCGACCAGACCGGCTGACCGGCGGGGACGAGCAGGACGTGTTGCGTCCACCGATCGAGCCGATGCTCGCCCTGGCCCGCGACAGCCTGCCAGCGGCCAGCGCGCTCCCCGGCGAGCTGATCTACCAGCCCAAATGGGATGGCTACCGGGCCCTGCTGTTCACCGCCTGCCCCGCCCCCGGCGCGGTACGGCTTCAGACGCGACGCGGCAACCTCATCCAGGACCGGTTTCCGGATCTCCGGGGCGCCGCCGCCGACCTCCCTGAATGCTGGGTTCTCGATGGTGAGCTGGTCGTGTGGGCTGGCGGCAGCATGTCGTTCGAGGCGTTGCAGCGCCGCGCGGCCGCGGGCGGCCGAGCCGCGGCCCGGTTCGCCGAGACGATGCCGGCCCACTTCGTCGTCTTCGACGTCCTGCAAGCCGACGGGCAGCAACTGCTCCAGCAGCCATACAGCGATCGCCACACGCGCCTGGAGACTCTGTTCGCCGAGCACCACCTGGCCGCCCCCTGGACGCTGTGTCCCCAGACGACGGACTTGACCGTCGCACAGGAATGGCTGAACACCTGGACCGAGGTGCCCGCTATCGAGGGTCTGGTGATCCGCGGGAGCCGGCAGCGCTACCAGCCGGGGGCGCGGACCATGATCAAGGTTCGCCGACGGAACACCACCGAGGTGATCATCGGTGGTGTGACCGGCTCGCTCGGCTCGCCGCAGGCGCTCGTTCTCGGGCGGCTGGACCAGGCCGGAGTCCTTCGGGCAGTTGGTCGAAGCACTCCGATAGCAGGCGCCGCAGCTCGGCAACTGGCTGGCGAGCTGACGCCGACCGGCACCACGCATCCGTGGGAGGGCATCCGGTTCAGGGCCTCCTGGGGCTCGCGTACCCCGCTACACGTCGTACTTGTCGAGCCGAACCTGGTCGCTGAGGTCGTTGCCGACACCGCCCAGGACCGTGGCGTCTGGCGGCACCCGGTGCGATTCGCGCGTCTTCGTCTCGACGTCACCGTTGGGGACGTGCCCACCTTCGGCGCGTGAGCCGTGCCGACTTCCAGTCGACGCCACGCGTCTGTGGCTGGACTCGACAGTTGGCACCTGGGCAACGGTCCGGCCTGGAGTTCTGTACGGTTCGTGCCTCGACATGTGGCATGGGGACGCCAACTTGCTTGGCACCACCGATGACTCCTGAGACGCGCATCAGCCTCGCAGGTCACGGAAGAGCGGATCTTCGAGAACGTGTCGCAGTTCCTTGCGGGGGATCCGCAGAGTGGACGCCACGGTGCAGAAGGCATGGACCCAGAACTCCTCCTTGAGGGCGCCGGCCCAGACTTCTTCGACGGCCTCGCGGACCTCTGCCTCCCAGGCTCGCGGGTCGCTCTCTCTCAGCGCAGCGAAC from Catenulispora sp. GP43 encodes:
- a CDS encoding ATP-dependent DNA ligase is translated as MNGLTTALAVIPHRSAYPSRGPPRDPVDRCREQQRPDRLTGGDEQDVLRPPIEPMLALARDSLPAASALPGELIYQPKWDGYRALLFTACPAPGAVRLQTRRGNLIQDRFPDLRGAAADLPECWVLDGELVVWAGGSMSFEALQRRAAAGGRAAARFAETMPAHFVVFDVLQADGQQLLQQPYSDRHTRLETLFAEHHLAAPWTLCPQTTDLTVAQEWLNTWTEVPAIEGLVIRGSRQRYQPGARTMIKVRRRNTTEVIIGGVTGSLGSPQALVLGRLDQAGVLRAVGRSTPIAGAAARQLAGELTPTGTTHPWEGIRFRASWGSRTPLHVVLVEPNLVAEVVADTAQDRGVWRHPVRFARLRLDVTVGDVPTFGA